The following coding sequences are from one Methanosarcina sp. WWM596 window:
- a CDS encoding uroporphyrinogen decarboxylase family protein: MATDILNQLAEAVVDGDDDLAEELAQKSLTDGVDPYDAIINGLARGMAIVSDQYEKGEAFVPNLLLASGAMYAGMDILTPHMKAADSGLQAVGVIGTIEGDVHDIGKNLVKTMLSAGGFKMIDLGADVPIEKFIETAKENKADLISMSALMTTTMTNMEKVIEILQEEGIRDSMIVMVGGAPVSEEYAAGIGADSTHPDAMHANAWASEAVKELEPKDARWSDMRINLGKIKYREILAKKVVSEKVDIGIETANKIKEEFESIGVKSKEEMTHIDRTLSAMSDKKVDHLPVYPLACGVLRKFVPVTYKKYATNEDAFVESAFLGSKYLDMDMFVGLIDLSATSADFGCKIKYPEDDTPSSEGHLKAYEQLEVPELKEGTRGYELVMASKKAKDKLNKELKTPFVGFHEGPLLTLTQLMGADRVLMDMRTNPDVVLEGVQKCTDYICQLSELFFEEDACDGLCIDNLWSNNIIMSEEDYWKFDGKFVYDQHIPLYKKYNQPYMVHNCADAVHFDTQIKKFGTSLFSYAYYEKSREKGSKNCADLIPKYGDMCCMMGEVDPVEFIDGSAAGVQKVTDDTKNLLQNVIPVLKESGLQSKYILSTGCEIPPGGPLSTVQAMVNTVKELGPELQKNIMG; encoded by the coding sequence ATGGCAACAGATATTTTAAACCAACTAGCGGAAGCTGTCGTCGACGGAGACGACGACCTTGCAGAAGAACTTGCACAAAAATCACTAACTGACGGCGTTGACCCTTACGACGCGATCATCAATGGGCTGGCAAGAGGAATGGCAATTGTCAGCGACCAGTACGAAAAAGGAGAAGCTTTCGTACCCAACCTGCTCCTTGCCTCTGGAGCAATGTATGCAGGTATGGACATCCTTACCCCCCACATGAAGGCAGCAGACTCAGGCCTGCAGGCAGTGGGCGTAATAGGAACCATTGAGGGAGACGTGCACGACATCGGAAAGAACCTCGTCAAGACGATGCTCAGTGCCGGTGGTTTCAAAATGATCGACCTGGGAGCAGATGTCCCGATCGAGAAGTTTATCGAAACCGCAAAAGAGAACAAGGCAGACCTGATCTCCATGAGCGCCCTGATGACCACAACCATGACCAATATGGAGAAAGTCATTGAAATCCTCCAGGAAGAGGGAATTCGCGACTCCATGATTGTAATGGTAGGAGGAGCTCCTGTCTCTGAAGAGTATGCCGCAGGAATCGGTGCAGACTCAACTCACCCTGATGCAATGCACGCAAACGCCTGGGCATCTGAAGCTGTAAAAGAACTTGAGCCCAAAGATGCAAGATGGAGCGACATGAGGATCAACCTTGGGAAGATAAAATACAGGGAAATCCTCGCAAAGAAGGTAGTCTCCGAAAAGGTTGACATCGGGATTGAGACTGCAAACAAGATCAAGGAAGAATTTGAAAGCATTGGAGTGAAGAGTAAGGAGGAAATGACCCATATCGACAGGACCTTATCCGCTATGTCCGACAAGAAGGTCGACCACCTGCCCGTCTACCCGCTTGCCTGTGGTGTGCTCAGGAAGTTTGTCCCTGTTACCTACAAGAAATACGCAACAAACGAAGACGCTTTTGTCGAGAGCGCATTCCTCGGATCCAAATACCTGGACATGGACATGTTTGTGGGGCTTATTGACCTTTCCGCAACCTCCGCGGACTTCGGATGCAAGATCAAATACCCTGAAGACGACACTCCCTCCTCCGAAGGCCACCTTAAAGCCTACGAACAACTCGAGGTCCCCGAACTCAAGGAAGGCACCCGTGGCTACGAACTTGTCATGGCTTCAAAGAAGGCAAAGGATAAACTCAACAAGGAACTCAAAACCCCCTTCGTTGGCTTCCACGAAGGCCCGCTTCTCACCCTTACCCAGCTCATGGGAGCGGACAGGGTTCTTATGGACATGAGGACAAACCCTGACGTCGTCCTTGAAGGAGTTCAGAAGTGTACCGACTACATCTGCCAGCTTTCCGAGCTTTTCTTTGAAGAAGACGCTTGTGACGGACTCTGTATCGATAACCTCTGGTCCAACAACATCATCATGAGCGAGGAAGACTACTGGAAGTTCGACGGGAAGTTCGTCTACGACCAGCACATCCCTCTCTACAAGAAGTACAACCAGCCCTACATGGTCCACAACTGTGCTGATGCTGTACACTTCGATACCCAGATCAAGAAGTTCGGAACAAGTCTCTTCAGCTACGCCTACTACGAGAAATCCAGGGAAAAGGGCTCCAAGAACTGCGCAGACCTCATCCCCAAATACGGAGACATGTGCTGTATGATGGGAGAAGTCGACCCTGTTGAGTTCATAGACGGCTCCGCTGCAGGTGTCCAGAAGGTCACCGATGACACGAAGAACCTGCTCCAAAACGTAATCCCCGTACTCAAGGAGAGCGGACTCCAGTCCAAGTATATCTTATCCACTGGTTGTGAAATACCACCAGGAGGGCCACTGTCCACTGTCCAGGCAATGGTTAACACCGTAAAGGAACTCGGCCCGGAACTCCAGAAAAATATAATGGGATAA
- a CDS encoding uroporphyrinogen decarboxylase family protein, whose amino-acid sequence MASRMTSPERMAAVMSGQKPDRVPVIPFIEGYAAQITGISLGDFYADGDKCFEAQFASMRLHGYEQTPMYGYASCGAWEFGGEIGFPYGKGQGAPFVKKHPVVTIEDIEKLEVPDFDRELPGGYKIADRVAARCSELGMPATIQIGSNFTSASVVADTSEFLTWLLMEPKAVHLLLDKVSDLFINALDYFANKYGSENLLPFDGGPSESNNMISPQMFEEFAYPYMKKVHTHAKELGVNAVLMHPCADQNLNLPYYAKLREDLGWSGKYFWLFGPETPIKDQIKAFGNHDVICGNINPPLFLSSSYDEVLELCRQNIEEGINSPNGFILSPGCEFPVNAAPVKVMAMVDAAEKYGRYE is encoded by the coding sequence ATGGCATCCAGGATGACATCACCAGAACGTATGGCAGCTGTTATGTCCGGCCAAAAACCTGATCGTGTACCAGTTATCCCGTTTATAGAGGGGTATGCTGCACAAATTACAGGCATATCTCTAGGAGATTTTTACGCGGATGGGGACAAATGTTTCGAGGCGCAGTTTGCATCCATGCGGCTTCATGGTTATGAACAAACTCCAATGTATGGATATGCTTCTTGCGGGGCGTGGGAATTTGGAGGAGAGATAGGTTTTCCCTATGGGAAAGGGCAGGGCGCACCTTTTGTAAAAAAACATCCTGTGGTAACCATAGAGGATATCGAAAAACTTGAAGTTCCAGACTTTGACAGGGAATTGCCTGGAGGATATAAAATAGCAGATAGGGTCGCAGCCAGGTGTTCTGAACTCGGAATGCCAGCTACTATACAAATAGGTAGTAATTTTACTTCGGCTTCGGTTGTTGCGGATACCTCTGAGTTTTTGACATGGCTTCTAATGGAACCAAAAGCTGTCCATCTGTTACTCGATAAGGTAAGTGACCTGTTCATCAATGCGCTGGATTATTTTGCAAATAAGTATGGTTCAGAAAATCTGCTTCCTTTTGATGGGGGGCCATCTGAATCAAATAACATGATTTCTCCGCAGATGTTCGAGGAATTCGCATATCCGTATATGAAAAAGGTTCATACACACGCAAAGGAACTAGGTGTAAATGCCGTGCTCATGCATCCATGTGCTGACCAGAACTTAAATCTTCCATATTATGCAAAATTAAGAGAAGATCTGGGCTGGTCTGGAAAATATTTCTGGCTTTTTGGGCCGGAAACACCTATTAAAGATCAGATCAAGGCATTTGGGAACCATGATGTTATTTGTGGCAATATAAACCCTCCACTTTTCCTTAGTAGTTCATATGACGAAGTTCTGGAACTATGCAGGCAGAACATCGAAGAAGGTATAAACTCTCCAAATGGGTTTATTCTTTCACCTGGCTGCGAATTTCCGGTCAATGCAGCACCTGTTAAAGTGATGGCAATGGTAGATGCAGCAGAAAAATACGGTCGATATGAATGA
- a CDS encoding methylamine methyltransferase corrinoid protein reductive activase, with product MYGIALDLGTSGFRAQLIDLETKKVVRTAMTMRHPLPGGNVIDHLDFALEVGEDVANNIILDAVSKIIETFGVDPACIKKLVVCGNPIQLSLFQNSEIRDLAFAGKNMQRRLGVENVDRSARVFPASELFTDVLNLPNCEITVPPAIAHEIGADALAMMIETDFLNQEKVSIVTDYGTNAEMAIKTENRIITGSAAAGPAIEGQGISCGMIASPGAISDVNLEKRCMEKGTEKDCWRLTVLNEKMEGRPGALIDPVTGETVERGEIEAVGITGTGVIAVIALAMETGLMEQPPKLPNGRLILGNGIEITNEDIAEAGKAIGAIRAAQLTLLLEAGVPFDELENVYMSGASGTYVDCRKARKIGSCPDFSKKAVQFGNTSIALARKLLLNESSLEEVIALAGSIKADHLMMASSETFKNIYTCELSYWTEGMSMKLYKKFFKMYKYPPLPEPVENAMMEKKASKDIEETGNVPVEIVEDVGITIEVPVEGCIQCSRCNEECPENALVTIERNGSFFASCRTQDCLGTSCRRCVRACPIKAIDFKNIAIQNIGGLQKGSITGGVY from the coding sequence ATGTATGGGATCGCACTTGATCTGGGTACCAGCGGCTTTCGAGCGCAGCTCATAGACCTGGAAACAAAAAAAGTTGTAAGAACTGCCATGACGATGAGGCACCCCCTGCCAGGGGGCAATGTGATCGACCACCTGGACTTCGCACTGGAAGTCGGGGAAGATGTTGCAAACAACATCATACTGGACGCTGTAAGCAAAATTATTGAGACCTTTGGGGTAGATCCTGCCTGCATTAAGAAACTGGTAGTATGTGGAAACCCTATCCAGCTTTCGCTCTTCCAGAACTCGGAGATCAGGGACCTTGCCTTTGCCGGAAAAAACATGCAGAGAAGGCTTGGAGTAGAGAACGTGGACCGGAGTGCCAGGGTTTTTCCGGCATCCGAACTTTTCACGGATGTTCTGAACCTCCCAAATTGTGAAATAACTGTGCCTCCAGCTATTGCCCATGAGATAGGAGCCGATGCCCTGGCGATGATGATCGAAACTGACTTCCTGAACCAGGAAAAGGTTTCCATTGTCACTGACTACGGTACGAATGCAGAAATGGCGATAAAAACAGAAAACCGGATCATCACAGGCAGTGCAGCTGCAGGTCCGGCCATTGAGGGGCAGGGAATCAGCTGTGGAATGATTGCAAGCCCTGGTGCGATTTCCGACGTGAATCTCGAAAAGAGATGTATGGAAAAAGGCACAGAAAAAGACTGCTGGCGGCTTACGGTCCTGAACGAAAAGATGGAAGGAAGACCCGGAGCCCTTATCGATCCTGTTACCGGCGAGACAGTGGAAAGAGGAGAAATCGAAGCCGTGGGGATTACCGGGACAGGGGTAATTGCAGTCATTGCACTTGCAATGGAGACAGGGCTTATGGAACAGCCTCCGAAACTGCCCAACGGAAGGCTGATCCTTGGCAACGGGATAGAAATCACAAACGAAGATATCGCCGAAGCCGGAAAAGCCATAGGAGCAATCCGGGCAGCCCAGCTCACTCTGTTGCTTGAAGCGGGAGTGCCTTTTGATGAGCTAGAAAATGTCTACATGTCAGGAGCTTCCGGAACATATGTGGACTGCAGGAAAGCCAGAAAAATAGGTTCCTGCCCAGATTTCTCAAAGAAGGCAGTTCAGTTCGGGAACACTTCTATCGCCCTTGCACGCAAACTTCTACTTAATGAGTCCAGTCTTGAGGAAGTAATTGCCCTTGCGGGGTCGATAAAAGCCGACCACCTGATGATGGCTAGCAGCGAGACCTTCAAGAACATCTACACATGCGAGCTTTCCTACTGGACCGAAGGCATGAGCATGAAGTTGTACAAAAAGTTTTTTAAAATGTATAAATATCCACCTCTCCCGGAACCGGTAGAAAATGCGATGATGGAAAAGAAGGCCTCAAAGGATATCGAAGAAACAGGAAACGTGCCCGTAGAGATCGTGGAAGACGTGGGGATCACCATAGAGGTGCCTGTGGAAGGCTGTATCCAGTGCAGCCGCTGCAATGAAGAGTGCCCGGAGAATGCTCTTGTAACCATCGAGAGAAATGGGAGCTTCTTTGCAAGCTGCAGGACTCAGGACTGCCTGGGGACAAGCTGCAGGCGCTGTGTCCGGGCCTGCCCGATAAAGGCGATAGACTTCAAAAATATCGCAATTCAAAACATCGGCGGGCTTCAGAAAGGTAGTATCACCGGCGGCGTCTACTGA
- a CDS encoding TCP-1/cpn60 chaperonin family protein, with protein MASELKTQGNMSPESQDGMAKLARTIRDKILIDEPVKEERLIDQLERAAIEIDELLGSSLGPKGMNKIIVNPVGDIFVTNDGKVILKEMDVLHPIVTSLKKLAESIDKACGDGTKTAVIFASNLIKNAVRLIRAGVHPTIIIEGYELAMQKAYEMLQYSIKQASEEDIRTTIMCSATGKGIERQQAEAVTDIVLQVIKHLSEKQAGRLDLNRNIKILKKKGGSEIVAIEGLILDENPAREDMLKSFQDPAVLIINYDLKRKSGYLNPQHNLKMDSVQTSLLFEEKKKQMCGEIARKIIDSGANVLFCEGDIDPYIETLLRDNGILAFKKLKMKDLEKLAEATGTTLKVFQDEIHPRDLGKADSIKLEKKNGENFVFITVKEKAIATILIWEPVKYGLDKVEEAIDDALNNAAFLMKNREIVNGGGAIEFELAHMVRLFAATQTGKKQLAVQAYAEALEKIPTILARNMGMNAIDAVAQMRNSYSRGIEARIDLSRKVTDKGPEVYDSATVKKLAIIAGTETAKNVLRIDEIVPKR; from the coding sequence ATGGCAAGCGAGCTAAAAACACAGGGCAACATGAGCCCGGAAAGCCAGGACGGAATGGCAAAACTGGCCCGGACGATAAGGGACAAGATTCTCATCGACGAGCCGGTAAAAGAAGAAAGGCTTATCGACCAGCTTGAAAGGGCAGCCATAGAGATTGACGAGCTGTTGGGCTCATCCCTTGGGCCAAAGGGGATGAACAAAATAATAGTAAACCCTGTGGGGGATATTTTCGTTACGAACGACGGGAAAGTCATCTTAAAGGAAATGGATGTACTTCACCCGATCGTAACGTCCCTTAAAAAGCTTGCCGAATCAATAGATAAAGCCTGCGGAGACGGCACAAAAACGGCTGTGATTTTTGCAAGCAACCTGATTAAAAACGCGGTAAGACTTATCAGGGCAGGGGTTCATCCGACAATCATTATAGAAGGATACGAACTTGCCATGCAAAAAGCGTATGAGATGCTGCAGTACAGCATAAAGCAGGCCTCAGAAGAGGATATACGCACAACAATAATGTGCTCGGCAACGGGAAAAGGAATTGAAAGGCAGCAGGCAGAAGCTGTTACGGACATCGTACTTCAAGTAATAAAGCACCTGAGCGAAAAGCAGGCAGGAAGACTCGACCTGAACAGGAACATCAAAATCCTAAAAAAGAAAGGTGGGTCGGAAATCGTTGCAATAGAAGGCCTGATTCTTGATGAAAACCCGGCAAGAGAAGATATGCTGAAAAGTTTTCAGGACCCTGCAGTCCTTATCATAAATTATGACCTCAAGAGAAAAAGCGGATACCTAAATCCCCAGCATAACCTCAAAATGGATTCTGTACAGACTTCCTTACTTTTTGAGGAGAAAAAAAAGCAGATGTGCGGGGAAATTGCCCGAAAGATCATTGATTCGGGTGCAAATGTCCTCTTCTGTGAAGGAGATATAGACCCTTATATAGAAACTCTGCTCCGGGACAATGGGATCCTGGCTTTCAAGAAGCTGAAGATGAAAGACCTTGAGAAGCTTGCAGAAGCAACAGGTACAACCCTGAAAGTCTTTCAGGATGAGATTCACCCCCGTGACCTTGGAAAAGCAGACAGCATAAAGCTTGAAAAGAAAAACGGGGAAAACTTTGTTTTCATCACCGTGAAAGAGAAAGCAATAGCCACCATCCTGATATGGGAACCTGTTAAATACGGGCTTGACAAGGTAGAAGAAGCGATAGACGATGCCCTGAATAATGCGGCATTCCTTATGAAAAATAGGGAAATCGTGAATGGAGGAGGGGCAATAGAGTTTGAACTGGCACATATGGTCAGGCTGTTTGCAGCAACACAGACCGGAAAGAAGCAACTTGCAGTTCAGGCGTATGCAGAAGCCCTCGAAAAGATCCCCACGATTCTTGCCAGAAATATGGGAATGAATGCAATTGATGCAGTGGCGCAGATGAGGAATTCATATTCAAGAGGAATAGAAGCCAGGATAGACCTCTCACGAAAGGTAACTGATAAGGGGCCGGAAGTCTACGATTCGGCAACTGTTAAAAAACTTGCCATAATAGCAGGCACGGAGACGGCAAAAAACGTGCTCAGGATTGATGAGATAGTCCCGAAGAGATGA
- a CDS encoding hydantoinase/oxoprolinase family protein, with product MYLGLGIDTGGTYTDAAIMDMSNGTVIESNKALTTYPDLIRGIKNSIEGLTPDCLKRIKFVSVSTTLATNTTLEGKGYPAGLILIGHTIPKKLASRYVISIGGGHDSDGNEIAPLEDLETVKEFIRQAKSKVAAFAVSGYFGVRNPEHELRVKGAIQEITDMPVVCGHELSMSLGAYERAVTALLNAELIPVSKQFIKSIQAVIEEKEIKATLMMMKCDGSLVRIEEALQKPVESIFSGPAASLVGAAHLTGLQTCVTMDVGGTSTDIAMISRGIPEISDTGAKVGGWKTMVKAIRMDTSALGGDSLVWIKRKTYLGPARVIPLCLATSEFPDILEKLKKSDVPGERIMDEIIQPTSFFIRNGVNSPELLSGELEVDERAIIEHLGTEPLSVFEISERTGKHPLMFAGTLKTLIRKRHVSQIGFTPTDALHVLGEYEKWDGRASIIGAKILGKAIKKEAKEFSTQVKAEVVRKLTLELISFFAEDLKKEDIEKMIGKEAFLKFHIKVPVVLVGAPVRAYLKELNEAVDADIRIPVFHDVGNAVGALVGKIVHRTEVLIRPSAAGKAEYSVFSRLGKEIFEDYGEALDYGLKLSHRLISEYMDGYDLEMDNVDFDLRQNDVGSRGKAPLETRLVGVGVGTTGKLA from the coding sequence ATGTATCTGGGACTGGGCATTGATACTGGTGGGACATATACCGATGCCGCCATTATGGATATGTCAAATGGAACCGTGATCGAGTCAAATAAAGCGCTTACAACTTATCCTGACCTTATAAGGGGAATAAAGAATTCAATTGAAGGACTGACCCCTGATTGCCTGAAAAGGATAAAATTCGTTTCCGTGTCTACAACCCTTGCTACCAATACTACTCTTGAGGGCAAAGGTTATCCTGCGGGGCTAATCCTTATAGGGCACACAATCCCGAAAAAACTTGCCAGCCGTTATGTAATATCAATAGGAGGCGGGCACGATTCAGATGGAAACGAAATAGCCCCTCTTGAAGACCTGGAAACCGTAAAAGAATTTATCAGGCAGGCAAAGAGCAAAGTGGCTGCTTTTGCAGTTTCCGGTTATTTCGGAGTCAGGAACCCGGAACATGAACTCAGGGTCAAGGGAGCAATTCAGGAAATAACTGACATGCCTGTTGTTTGCGGGCACGAACTTTCCATGAGCCTTGGAGCTTACGAAAGGGCTGTGACAGCTCTCCTGAACGCCGAGCTGATCCCGGTAAGCAAGCAGTTCATCAAATCCATCCAGGCAGTAATTGAAGAAAAAGAAATTAAAGCAACCCTGATGATGATGAAATGCGATGGATCCCTGGTCCGCATCGAAGAAGCCCTGCAAAAACCTGTAGAATCAATTTTCTCCGGGCCCGCTGCAAGCCTTGTGGGAGCTGCCCACCTGACAGGTCTGCAAACCTGCGTGACAATGGACGTGGGAGGCACAAGCACGGATATAGCCATGATTTCCAGAGGCATTCCCGAGATAAGCGACACGGGAGCAAAAGTCGGGGGCTGGAAAACAATGGTAAAAGCGATCAGGATGGACACCTCAGCCCTTGGAGGAGACAGCCTGGTCTGGATTAAAAGAAAAACCTACCTGGGGCCCGCAAGAGTGATCCCTCTCTGCCTGGCAACTTCAGAGTTCCCTGATATTCTGGAGAAACTCAAAAAAAGCGATGTTCCAGGTGAACGCATTATGGATGAGATTATACAGCCGACTTCGTTTTTTATAAGGAACGGGGTGAACTCTCCTGAGCTTCTTAGCGGGGAACTTGAAGTAGATGAGAGGGCAATAATCGAACACCTCGGAACAGAGCCTCTTTCGGTATTCGAGATCTCGGAAAGGACTGGAAAACACCCTCTAATGTTTGCAGGAACCCTGAAAACCCTCATCCGAAAGAGACATGTAAGCCAGATAGGGTTTACCCCAACCGATGCCCTTCATGTGCTTGGAGAATATGAAAAATGGGACGGGAGAGCTTCCATCATAGGCGCTAAAATCCTTGGAAAGGCTATCAAAAAAGAAGCAAAAGAGTTTTCAACCCAGGTTAAAGCTGAAGTCGTAAGAAAACTCACCCTTGAACTTATTTCCTTCTTTGCAGAAGATCTGAAAAAAGAGGATATTGAAAAAATGATAGGAAAGGAAGCTTTCCTGAAATTCCATATAAAGGTCCCTGTAGTCCTGGTGGGTGCACCTGTAAGAGCCTATCTGAAAGAACTGAATGAGGCTGTGGATGCAGACATAAGGATTCCTGTATTCCACGATGTGGGAAATGCCGTGGGCGCCCTTGTAGGAAAAATCGTCCACAGGACAGAGGTCCTTATCCGTCCTTCGGCAGCAGGGAAAGCAGAATATTCGGTATTCTCCAGGCTTGGAAAGGAGATCTTTGAAGATTACGGAGAAGCCCTGGACTACGGGCTTAAGCTCAGCCACAGGCTGATTTCGGAGTACATGGACGGATACGACCTGGAGATGGACAACGTGGATTTCGACCTCCGACAGAATGACGTGGGAAGCAGGGGAAAAGCTCCGCTGGAAACCCGCCTGGTGGGAGTCGGAGTAGGAACGACTGGAAAGCTGGCATAA
- a CDS encoding winged helix-turn-helix domain-containing protein, with the protein MTKGPKSANEIKNSLNGDTFSIMPQLKKLKDMDVIVQEKNIYKLSDIGKIIGEKILPLTDLLQVFEGNDNYWSKHDRRPIPKFLMKKLQMLGKCKLDEPDPDHLFEFPEDLKEMAFRSERLRSFYSFFCPECPAIQATCANNGTKVDLILDEKVYNRLKNDFKDTYESLLENDVSLYIYREKIKPSSFIISDEFMMLKLFGKEGQFDHKKIMSFNKSSIEWGNELADYYIGLSEKVN; encoded by the coding sequence TTGACAAAAGGACCAAAAAGCGCCAATGAAATAAAAAACAGCCTTAATGGCGATACATTTTCAATAATGCCACAGCTAAAAAAGTTAAAAGATATGGATGTTATTGTCCAGGAAAAAAACATTTACAAACTCTCGGACATCGGGAAAATAATCGGGGAAAAAATACTTCCTCTGACGGATCTCCTTCAGGTTTTTGAGGGAAACGACAATTACTGGTCAAAACATGACAGAAGGCCAATCCCCAAGTTTCTGATGAAAAAACTGCAAATGCTTGGAAAATGCAAACTGGATGAACCTGATCCGGACCACCTTTTCGAATTCCCGGAGGATTTGAAAGAAATGGCATTCAGGTCCGAGAGGCTCAGAAGTTTTTATTCATTTTTTTGTCCCGAATGCCCTGCAATTCAGGCAACCTGTGCAAACAATGGAACAAAAGTGGACCTTATTCTGGATGAAAAGGTCTACAACCGACTAAAGAACGACTTTAAGGACACATACGAATCACTGCTTGAAAACGATGTTTCACTCTACATTTATAGGGAAAAAATAAAACCTTCATCCTTCATAATTTCAGATGAATTTATGATGCTGAAACTCTTCGGAAAAGAAGGACAGTTTGACCACAAAAAAATCATGAGTTTCAATAAAAGCTCCATTGAATGGGGAAACGAACTTGCTGATTACTACATAGGACTTTCTGAAAAAGTAAATTAA
- the mtaA gene encoding methylcobamide:CoM methyltransferase MtaA, with the protein MADPDLRDRFLNTLKGKAVDKVPALSVTQTGTVELMTESGAAWPEAHFDAEKMAALALSAHTFAGLEAVRYPFCLTVLSEAMGCKINQGRYDIQPSPGSHPFAEDPEKMELPSDFAERGRIPLIADVTSILREKAGEEVPLIAGMEGPASLASRLIGTYNFLTWTLRKPETLKEFIKVTQTVCSRYTEVLYEAGADAVCIVDGIAGPDTLDPKDFEIFMKPEYEKFCRAGKGIKLVHICGNSTPILKSISECGFQGISIEEKVTDLRAAKKLVGSKTKLIGNLASSGVMLNGTCEEIKKEAQKCLEDGIDILAPGCGIAPKTPIKNIRALVEARDEYYHPNCASGVRGPFRSAQED; encoded by the coding sequence ATGGCAGATCCAGACCTGAGAGACCGTTTCCTGAATACCCTGAAAGGAAAAGCTGTAGATAAAGTGCCGGCTCTTTCGGTTACCCAGACCGGGACCGTAGAACTCATGACAGAGAGTGGAGCTGCATGGCCTGAGGCCCACTTTGATGCGGAGAAAATGGCAGCTCTTGCGCTTTCGGCCCACACCTTTGCAGGCCTTGAAGCCGTACGCTACCCTTTCTGCCTCACTGTGCTCTCGGAAGCCATGGGATGCAAGATTAATCAGGGAAGGTACGACATCCAGCCTTCTCCAGGTTCTCACCCTTTTGCAGAGGACCCGGAAAAAATGGAACTTCCCTCAGACTTTGCGGAGCGGGGAAGAATTCCCCTTATTGCCGACGTGACTTCGATCCTGAGAGAAAAAGCAGGTGAAGAGGTCCCCCTCATAGCAGGTATGGAAGGCCCTGCATCTCTTGCTTCAAGATTGATTGGTACGTACAATTTCCTTACCTGGACACTTAGAAAGCCCGAAACATTAAAAGAATTCATTAAAGTCACCCAAACCGTCTGTTCCAGATACACAGAAGTGCTTTACGAAGCCGGGGCAGATGCTGTCTGCATAGTTGATGGAATAGCAGGGCCTGACACACTTGATCCCAAAGACTTTGAGATTTTTATGAAGCCCGAATATGAAAAATTCTGCAGAGCCGGAAAAGGAATAAAACTCGTACATATCTGTGGAAACTCAACCCCCATCCTCAAATCTATTTCAGAGTGTGGTTTTCAAGGTATAAGTATAGAAGAAAAAGTAACCGACCTGCGGGCTGCAAAAAAACTTGTAGGAAGCAAAACAAAACTGATAGGAAACCTTGCTTCATCAGGAGTCATGCTTAACGGAACCTGTGAAGAAATAAAAAAAGAAGCTCAGAAATGCCTGGAAGACGGTATTGATATACTCGCTCCCGGCTGCGGGATTGCCCCGAAGACTCCGATCAAAAATATAAGAGCGCTGGTTGAAGCAAGAGATGAGTATTACCACCCGAATTGCGCCTCGGGAGTACGCGGTCCTTTTCGCTCCGCTCAAGAGGACTAA
- a CDS encoding DUF6951 family protein encodes MTKVTISSCMCSFSHIIMGRVEGDKIIIKIETPCEKFKELTCLEFPLEELPENQSNLALEMEKQTDCSLACTRECALDCTRKCMIPHAVFNVCSIERELAEMPILESEEYTISELQ; translated from the coding sequence ATGACAAAAGTGACCATATCTTCCTGCATGTGCAGTTTTAGCCACATAATAATGGGGAGGGTTGAAGGAGATAAGATCATCATAAAGATCGAAACTCCCTGTGAAAAATTCAAAGAACTCACCTGCCTGGAATTCCCTCTTGAGGAACTGCCTGAGAATCAAAGTAATCTCGCCCTGGAGATGGAAAAACAAACGGACTGCTCCCTTGCATGCACCAGAGAATGCGCCCTGGATTGCACACGGAAATGCATGATTCCCCATGCAGTATTCAATGTCTGCAGTATAGAAAGAGAGCTTGCAGAAATGCCAATTCTTGAAAGTGAGGAATACACGATTTCAGAGTTGCAGTGA